A part of Marinobacter psychrophilus genomic DNA contains:
- the codB gene encoding cytosine permease, with protein MTTQATPKEQDYPLSPVPMDQRKSVWSMGLVLLGFTFFTATMWAGGSVGVAFDFSTMLLILAAGNLLLGTYAAVLGYIAAETGLNTALMSRFTFGEIGSKLSDIILGFTQIGWYAWGTATMAILLVKLTGLPESLTTPLMVVFGFGFCITAFIGYRGLEWLSRIAVPAMIILVAVSMTIATSDAGGFSGLLTITPTDNMTVAAAITLVFGTFVSGGTQATNWTRFAKSGKTAVFATLLAFFLGNGLMTLIGAFGALVYQQADIVDIMVTQGLATLGILMLFLNLWTTQDNTVYNFAIAGCNLIRTRRRKLVTIAGAAIGTVLAVMGMYEWLIPFLILLGTFIPPIGGVIMASYFVGYKRQYPALGEVTLPAFHVTGLAAYAIGSAAAYTSPWIAPVVGVLVAALSYSVILVVSQGVRERRAQLMGAA; from the coding sequence ATGACCACGCAGGCAACCCCAAAAGAGCAGGACTATCCTTTAAGCCCAGTGCCCATGGATCAACGCAAAAGCGTCTGGTCCATGGGGCTGGTTCTTCTTGGTTTCACCTTTTTCACCGCGACCATGTGGGCCGGTGGCAGTGTGGGCGTCGCGTTTGACTTCTCAACCATGCTGCTAATTCTGGCCGCAGGTAATCTGCTGCTCGGAACCTACGCAGCCGTGCTGGGCTACATTGCCGCGGAAACCGGTTTGAATACTGCACTGATGAGCCGTTTCACCTTTGGTGAAATAGGCAGTAAGCTTTCGGACATTATCCTCGGCTTCACTCAAATTGGCTGGTACGCCTGGGGCACTGCGACCATGGCCATCCTTCTGGTAAAATTGACAGGCCTGCCAGAAAGCCTGACGACACCGTTGATGGTCGTGTTCGGTTTCGGATTCTGCATAACCGCTTTTATTGGCTACCGTGGCCTGGAGTGGCTGTCACGCATTGCCGTGCCCGCGATGATCATTCTGGTCGCCGTCAGTATGACCATCGCCACCTCCGATGCCGGTGGCTTTTCAGGCTTGCTGACCATTACCCCAACCGACAACATGACCGTCGCCGCTGCCATCACTCTGGTGTTCGGAACTTTTGTCAGCGGTGGCACCCAGGCAACTAACTGGACCCGCTTCGCTAAATCCGGAAAGACCGCCGTATTTGCTACGCTGCTGGCCTTCTTCCTTGGCAACGGTCTGATGACCCTGATCGGCGCCTTTGGAGCCCTGGTGTATCAGCAAGCTGATATTGTCGACATCATGGTGACTCAAGGTCTGGCAACGCTCGGTATCCTGATGCTGTTTCTGAACCTCTGGACTACGCAAGACAACACCGTCTATAACTTTGCCATTGCAGGCTGCAACCTGATACGTACCCGTAGGCGCAAACTGGTAACGATTGCCGGTGCTGCCATTGGCACCGTGCTGGCCGTCATGGGCATGTATGAATGGCTGATTCCCTTCCTGATATTGCTAGGTACGTTTATTCCACCCATTGGCGGGGTGATCATGGCCAGCTATTTTGTTGGCTATAAGCGCCAGTACCCGGCTTTGGGTGAGGTGACGCTGCCCGCCTTTCACGTAACTGGCCTTGCTGCCTATGCCATTGGCTCAGCTGCGGCATACACGTCGCCCTGGATCGCGCCCGTTGTGGGTGTTCTTGTGGCCGCTCTGAGTTACAGCGTGATTCTGGTGGTCAGCCAGGGCGTGCGCGAGCGCCGGGCCCAACTTATGGGTGCCGCGTAA
- a CDS encoding PucR family transcriptional regulator: protein MPLRCDEIPKLPGLGAIRLRGGSAAAKNPVRWPYVAENRSFKSWVKGGELVFVTGISRHRSPENLAECLYEGKECAISGLVVLTGDAYIGHLPNTLCKLADDLAIPLFEQPYSLPMVAVSETVGRAIVWSEQAAGHTFDADTLAGSADLLDAWIACRGNQRAMAQTLGCHRNTVRNRMNQLSHNLPGETDSTDHFKTRLMAHLLLQP, encoded by the coding sequence GTGCCACTGCGATGCGACGAAATCCCCAAACTTCCCGGCCTGGGCGCCATTCGGCTCCGGGGCGGGAGCGCGGCGGCAAAAAACCCGGTGCGCTGGCCTTACGTGGCGGAAAACCGCTCGTTCAAAAGCTGGGTAAAAGGCGGCGAGCTGGTGTTTGTCACCGGTATCAGCCGGCATCGCAGTCCCGAAAACCTGGCGGAATGCCTGTACGAGGGTAAAGAGTGCGCTATATCAGGCTTGGTGGTACTCACCGGCGATGCGTATATCGGCCACCTACCGAACACTCTGTGCAAACTGGCCGACGACCTGGCCATCCCGCTGTTTGAACAGCCCTATTCCTTGCCTATGGTGGCGGTTAGCGAAACCGTTGGCAGGGCCATCGTCTGGTCCGAACAGGCTGCTGGGCATACGTTCGATGCCGATACCCTGGCCGGTTCCGCAGACCTGCTAGACGCCTGGATTGCGTGCCGGGGTAACCAGCGTGCCATGGCGCAAACACTTGGCTGCCATAGAAACACCGTGCGCAATCGAATGAACCAACTGAGCCACAATCTGCCTGGGGAAACTGACTCCACAGACCATTTCAAAACACGGTTAATGGCTCATTTGCTGTTACAGCCATAA
- the codA gene encoding cytosine deaminase — MTKTLSAIVNARLQGREGLHRLTIANGRFAEIIVQPELVAGTESELDAVGNLVTPAFVEPHIHLDASMTAGEPRWNQSGTLFEGIECWAERKATLSRQDVINRATQTLKMFAAHGIQYVRTHVDVTDPGLTALKAMLEVRELVAGFVDLQIVAFPQEGIWSFPNGRELMEEAIRLGADVVGGIPHFEFTRDYGTESVRWLMELAHKHDLLVDVHCDEIDDPESRFLEVLAAEALRLDYGSRVAASHTCAMGSYNDAYCSRLFRLLKKSGLRFLCMPTENLHLQGRFDSYPKRRGITRVPELLDAGLKVAFGQDSIRDPWYPMGNGNLLRTLDVGLHACHMLGMSRIDRCLELITDNGAAAMNLKEYGIATGLPARCVVLQGQTPYEVLLGQHPVLASVRDGRVLLHREAINQEAGLVLP; from the coding sequence ATGACAAAAACATTAAGTGCCATCGTAAACGCCCGCTTACAAGGCCGGGAGGGCCTGCACCGGCTCACCATCGCCAATGGCCGTTTCGCCGAAATCATCGTCCAACCCGAGCTGGTAGCCGGTACAGAAAGCGAACTGGATGCTGTCGGCAATCTGGTCACCCCCGCCTTCGTGGAACCTCACATCCATCTGGACGCTTCGATGACCGCAGGCGAACCTCGTTGGAACCAGAGCGGCACCCTGTTCGAAGGCATTGAGTGCTGGGCGGAACGCAAGGCTACCCTGAGCCGTCAGGATGTCATTAACCGGGCCACCCAAACGTTAAAAATGTTCGCGGCCCACGGCATCCAGTATGTCCGTACCCATGTCGACGTAACCGACCCTGGCCTGACCGCACTCAAAGCCATGCTGGAAGTGCGCGAGCTGGTGGCCGGTTTTGTCGACCTACAAATTGTGGCCTTTCCCCAGGAAGGTATCTGGTCTTTCCCGAACGGCCGCGAACTGATGGAAGAAGCCATTCGCCTTGGTGCCGATGTGGTTGGGGGCATTCCTCACTTCGAGTTCACGCGGGATTACGGCACCGAATCCGTTCGCTGGCTGATGGAGCTCGCCCACAAACACGACCTGCTGGTCGACGTTCACTGTGACGAAATCGATGATCCCGAGTCTCGGTTTCTGGAAGTGCTCGCCGCTGAAGCCCTGCGGCTGGATTACGGCTCCCGGGTTGCCGCCAGCCACACTTGTGCCATGGGCTCCTACAACGACGCTTACTGCAGCCGGCTGTTTCGGTTGCTGAAAAAATCCGGCCTTCGGTTCCTCTGCATGCCGACAGAAAACCTGCACCTGCAGGGCCGGTTCGACAGCTATCCAAAGCGCCGCGGCATCACCCGCGTACCCGAACTACTGGACGCCGGTTTGAAAGTCGCCTTCGGCCAGGACTCCATCCGCGACCCCTGGTACCCCATGGGCAATGGCAACCTTCTGCGCACTCTTGATGTGGGATTGCACGCCTGTCACATGCTGGGTATGAGCCGGATAGATCGCTGCCTGGAACTGATCACCGACAACGGTGCAGCCGCCATGAACTTGAAAGAGTATGGCATTGCCACAGGGCTACCAGCACGGTGCGTTGTACTTCAGGGGCAGACGCCTTACGAGGTTTTGTTGGGACAGCATCCGGTTTTAGCGTCTGTTCGGGATGGTAGAGTGTTGCTTCACAGAGAAGCGATAAATCAAGAGGCTGGCTTGGTGCTCCCGTAA
- the mtgA gene encoding monofunctional biosynthetic peptidoglycan transglycosylase yields the protein MARQSLIRKLLRRLIGFLAGCVLFVLLVILLFRFVNPPTSAFVLAYLVTDTNPELQQKWVALSVISPWMPLAVVASEDQRFPEHHGVDFAVIRQAVSEHKRGQGLRGASTITQQTAKNLFLWNGRSFVRKALEAGLAIAIDALWPKRRILEVYLNIAEFGRGVYGVEAASRQYFGIPASQLSPAQAARLAAVLPNPKVLSAAQPSTYVWGRIAWIRGQMEQLSGLQYLRGLDD from the coding sequence GTGGCCCGACAATCATTGATTCGAAAATTGCTCCGCCGCCTTATCGGTTTCCTTGCCGGCTGTGTGCTGTTTGTGTTGTTGGTGATACTGTTGTTCCGATTCGTGAATCCGCCGACTTCTGCGTTTGTGTTGGCTTATCTGGTGACAGATACAAACCCTGAACTGCAGCAAAAGTGGGTGGCGCTATCGGTTATTTCCCCGTGGATGCCGCTGGCGGTGGTTGCCAGCGAAGATCAGCGATTCCCTGAACATCATGGGGTCGATTTTGCCGTTATCCGCCAAGCCGTTTCAGAACACAAGAGGGGGCAGGGCCTGCGTGGCGCCAGCACGATCACTCAGCAAACCGCTAAAAACCTGTTCCTCTGGAATGGTCGCAGCTTTGTTCGCAAAGCTCTGGAGGCCGGCTTGGCCATTGCCATTGATGCACTTTGGCCGAAGCGCAGAATTCTTGAGGTTTACCTGAATATTGCGGAATTTGGCCGCGGGGTTTACGGCGTGGAAGCGGCCAGCAGGCAGTATTTCGGTATTCCAGCCAGTCAGTTGTCGCCAGCGCAGGCTGCAAGGCTTGCGGCGGTTCTTCCGAACCCGAAAGTACTCAGTGCCGCACAACCTTCAACCTATGTATGGGGTCGGATTGCGTGGATCCGGGGCCAAATGGAACAGTTGTCCGGGCTGCAATACCTGCGCGGGCTAGACGATTAA
- a CDS encoding DsbA family oxidoreductase, whose product MKHVTIDIVSDIACPWCAIGYARLENAMEQLKNEMDFAIEWHAFELNPDPSGDGEPILPALSRKYGRSEDEMRANQAQMIDVAHSLGLNFEKLQERYTRNTFDAHRLVKWAGQHNKQTAMKQAFFEAYFGRAENIAQADILVQCVEQIGLNGSEAQEVLTSNQYADEVRQDEAKYQQAGVSAVPAYIVNGKYMISGAQEPETLVTALREIAAEPV is encoded by the coding sequence ATGAAACACGTAACGATTGATATTGTGTCAGACATCGCCTGCCCGTGGTGTGCAATTGGCTATGCACGGCTGGAAAATGCCATGGAGCAACTGAAAAACGAGATGGATTTTGCCATCGAATGGCACGCTTTCGAGCTCAACCCGGACCCATCCGGCGACGGCGAACCCATACTCCCGGCGCTGAGCCGAAAATATGGGCGCAGTGAAGACGAAATGAGGGCAAATCAGGCCCAGATGATAGACGTCGCCCACAGCCTCGGCCTGAATTTCGAAAAACTGCAGGAACGCTATACCCGCAATACTTTTGATGCTCATCGATTGGTGAAGTGGGCTGGGCAGCACAACAAGCAGACGGCGATGAAACAAGCATTTTTCGAAGCCTATTTCGGCCGCGCCGAAAACATCGCCCAGGCGGACATTCTTGTTCAATGCGTGGAGCAGATTGGCTTGAACGGTTCTGAAGCCCAAGAGGTTCTTACATCAAACCAGTATGCCGATGAGGTAAGACAAGACGAGGCTAAATACCAGCAAGCTGGGGTCTCTGCCGTGCCTGCGTATATCGTTAATGGCAAATATATGATTTCTGGTGCCCAGGAACCGGAAACGCTGGTCACAGCCTTGCGGGAGATCGCAGCGGAGCCGGTCTAG
- the putA gene encoding bifunctional proline dehydrogenase/L-glutamate gamma-semialdehyde dehydrogenase PutA, whose protein sequence is MRQQQSETPAVVDSRQAIRDYNLAFEHVVVHEMIAGAQLSPSESKAISARAADLVRGVRKNAKPTIMEKFLAEYGLTTKEGIALMCLAEAMLRVPDATTINDLIEDKITSGCWGDHVGRASSSLINTATIALLMTSNLLKDSERKNVGETLRKLLKRLGEPVIRTVAGQAMKEMGRQFVLGRDIKEAQSAGEGYMKKGYTYSYDMLGEAARTDHDAQRYYNAYSDGIDSIAKHCSGDVRKNPGISVKLSALLARYEYGNKERVMKELVPRAMRLVKKAAAANMGFNIDAEEQDRLELSMDVIEALLSDPELAGWNGFGVVVQAYGKRAPFMLDWLYGIAKKYDRRIMVRLVKGAYWDAEIKRAQVMGLDGFPVFTRKACSDVSFLSCSTKLLNMTDRIYPQFATHNAHSVSAILELARVRGEANFEFQRLHGMGESLHSQVMGDSGVPCRIYAPVGPHHELLAYLVRRLLENGANSSFVNQIVDEDISPEMIAKDPIDLVKEMGDDISSKAIVRPARLFGENRRNSKGWDLTDSVTIEAIDKGRDAYREHHWNGGPLIAGKVSGTEVQVVRNPANPEDLVGHVTQASEADIETAISAAQKAFKSWSATPAEERAACLRRVADLYEENTLELFALATREAGKSLSDAVAEIREAVDFAHYYANEGVRYENSGEAIGPVVCISPWNFPLAIFTGQILANLVVGNVVLAKPAEQTSLLAARAVELMHEAGIPKDAIQLVPGTGATVGAGLTSDSRIAGVCFTGSTNTAKIIDKAMAENMAPDAVLVAETGGLNAMIVDSTALPEQVVRDVLASSFQSAGQRCSALRMLYVQKDIADSLLKMLFGAMEELGIGDPWLLSTDVGPVIDEPSAKKIIDHCKKFENKNQLLKKLSVPHKGNFVSPAVIKVNGIADLEEEIFGPVLHVATFDAKDIDKVVDDINAKGYGLTFGVHSRVDSRIDRISRRIKVGNIYVNRNQIGAVVGSQPFGGEGLSGTGPKAGGPQYVRRFMKGETVQRPAESGGKKVDARALESLIGKLGRMNTQAPKARVEVMQSVFDSVPEPLDAHEEVMPGPTGESNILTNHARGTVLCLGPDKETAIEQMVMALAQGNKVVVVAPGVSDTVDRAAKAGLPVVGVEGQLEPDALETVKGFEAVTSCGEHSALKPYRQALRKRDGALLPLITEHKLDQRYVIERHLCIDTTAAGGNASLIAASE, encoded by the coding sequence ATGAGACAGCAGCAATCAGAGACTCCCGCAGTTGTCGACAGCCGACAGGCGATTCGTGATTACAATCTTGCGTTCGAGCATGTCGTGGTCCACGAGATGATTGCTGGCGCTCAATTATCCCCGTCCGAGAGCAAGGCCATCTCTGCTAGAGCGGCCGATCTGGTTCGCGGCGTTCGGAAGAACGCCAAGCCCACCATCATGGAAAAATTCCTGGCCGAGTACGGGCTGACCACGAAAGAGGGTATTGCTCTCATGTGCCTGGCTGAGGCCATGCTGCGTGTGCCGGACGCTACGACTATTAATGATCTGATCGAAGACAAGATCACGTCCGGGTGCTGGGGTGACCATGTGGGCAGAGCCTCTTCCTCTTTGATAAACACGGCGACCATCGCCCTGCTGATGACCAGCAATCTGCTCAAGGATTCCGAGCGCAAAAACGTGGGCGAAACCCTCCGCAAGCTTCTGAAGCGCTTAGGTGAGCCGGTGATTCGCACGGTGGCAGGCCAAGCCATGAAGGAAATGGGGCGGCAATTCGTTCTGGGGCGCGATATCAAAGAAGCCCAGAGTGCCGGTGAAGGCTACATGAAAAAGGGCTACACCTATTCTTATGACATGCTGGGAGAAGCTGCCCGCACGGATCACGATGCCCAGCGTTACTACAATGCCTATTCTGACGGGATTGACAGCATCGCCAAGCATTGCAGTGGTGACGTTCGCAAGAATCCGGGCATTTCGGTCAAGCTCTCTGCACTGCTTGCACGGTATGAGTACGGCAATAAAGAGCGGGTTATGAAGGAGCTTGTGCCCAGGGCTATGCGACTGGTCAAAAAAGCGGCCGCCGCTAATATGGGTTTCAATATTGATGCGGAAGAGCAGGACCGGCTGGAACTTTCAATGGACGTCATTGAGGCTCTGCTGAGTGACCCTGAACTTGCAGGCTGGAATGGCTTCGGCGTCGTTGTGCAGGCTTACGGTAAGCGCGCGCCTTTCATGCTGGACTGGTTGTACGGAATTGCCAAAAAATACGATCGTCGGATCATGGTGCGCTTGGTTAAAGGTGCCTACTGGGACGCTGAAATAAAGCGTGCCCAAGTCATGGGCCTGGACGGATTTCCTGTGTTTACCCGCAAGGCCTGCAGTGATGTGTCGTTCCTGTCTTGTTCTACCAAATTGCTGAACATGACGGATCGCATTTACCCTCAGTTCGCGACCCACAACGCGCACTCCGTGTCGGCAATTCTTGAGCTGGCCAGAGTTCGTGGTGAAGCTAACTTCGAGTTTCAGCGCCTGCATGGCATGGGTGAATCGCTGCACAGTCAGGTCATGGGAGATAGTGGCGTACCCTGTCGGATCTATGCGCCAGTAGGACCTCATCATGAACTGCTGGCGTATCTGGTTCGTCGTCTGCTGGAGAACGGTGCCAACAGCTCCTTTGTAAATCAAATTGTGGATGAAGACATTTCGCCTGAAATGATCGCAAAAGATCCGATCGATCTGGTCAAGGAAATGGGTGACGACATCTCCAGTAAGGCGATTGTGCGTCCTGCCAGGCTTTTTGGTGAGAATCGTCGCAACTCCAAAGGCTGGGACTTGACTGATTCAGTCACTATCGAAGCTATCGATAAGGGCCGCGATGCTTACAGAGAGCATCATTGGAACGGCGGGCCGCTGATTGCGGGTAAGGTATCGGGCACCGAAGTACAGGTAGTTCGCAACCCGGCCAATCCGGAAGATTTGGTGGGTCATGTTACCCAGGCTAGCGAAGCCGATATCGAAACCGCAATTTCTGCCGCGCAGAAAGCTTTTAAGTCCTGGTCTGCCACGCCCGCAGAAGAACGTGCCGCCTGCCTGCGTCGAGTCGCGGATCTTTATGAAGAGAACACCCTCGAGCTTTTTGCACTGGCCACCCGCGAGGCGGGTAAATCGTTGTCGGATGCAGTCGCTGAAATTCGCGAAGCGGTGGATTTTGCCCACTATTATGCCAACGAAGGCGTTCGCTATGAAAACAGCGGTGAAGCCATAGGCCCGGTGGTGTGTATCTCACCCTGGAATTTCCCTCTGGCTATTTTCACCGGTCAGATTCTGGCTAACCTGGTGGTGGGTAACGTCGTTCTGGCCAAGCCGGCCGAGCAAACGTCGCTGCTGGCAGCTCGAGCAGTAGAGCTAATGCACGAGGCAGGCATTCCTAAAGATGCGATTCAACTGGTGCCGGGCACCGGCGCTACGGTAGGTGCAGGCTTGACTTCGGATTCTCGTATAGCCGGCGTCTGTTTTACCGGTTCTACCAATACCGCCAAGATCATCGACAAGGCCATGGCCGAAAACATGGCACCGGATGCCGTCTTGGTGGCAGAGACTGGCGGCCTGAACGCCATGATTGTCGATTCCACCGCATTGCCGGAACAGGTCGTTCGTGATGTGCTGGCTTCTTCCTTCCAGAGTGCTGGCCAGCGTTGCTCTGCACTGCGGATGTTGTATGTGCAGAAAGACATTGCAGATAGTCTGCTGAAAATGTTGTTCGGCGCTATGGAAGAGCTGGGCATTGGTGATCCGTGGCTATTGTCTACAGATGTAGGCCCGGTCATTGATGAACCGTCTGCGAAGAAAATCATCGATCACTGCAAGAAGTTCGAGAACAAGAACCAGTTGCTGAAGAAACTGTCAGTGCCGCACAAAGGCAACTTTGTGTCTCCTGCGGTGATCAAAGTGAACGGTATTGCGGATCTGGAAGAAGAAATCTTCGGCCCGGTTCTACATGTGGCTACTTTTGACGCGAAAGATATCGACAAGGTAGTGGACGACATTAATGCAAAGGGCTACGGCCTGACCTTTGGTGTTCACAGCCGGGTAGACAGCCGAATTGATCGTATCTCCCGTCGCATCAAGGTCGGTAACATCTACGTCAACCGGAATCAGATCGGTGCGGTCGTGGGTTCTCAGCCGTTCGGTGGCGAAGGTTTGTCGGGGACGGGTCCGAAAGCCGGTGGCCCGCAGTATGTGCGTCGATTTATGAAAGGTGAAACGGTTCAGCGGCCGGCAGAATCGGGCGGCAAGAAAGTGGATGCAAGAGCGCTGGAGAGTCTGATCGGCAAGCTTGGCAGAATGAACACCCAAGCGCCAAAAGCGCGGGTTGAGGTCATGCAGTCGGTTTTTGACAGTGTTCCAGAGCCACTTGACGCCCACGAAGAGGTCATGCCTGGGCCAACCGGTGAAAGCAATATCCTGACCAATCACGCCCGTGGCACGGTGCTGTGTCTTGGCCCGGATAAAGAAACAGCGATCGAACAGATGGTTATGGCTTTGGCACAAGGCAACAAAGTCGTGGTGGTTGCACCGGGTGTCAGTGATACCGTAGATCGCGCTGCCAAAGCGGGTTTGCCGGTGGTTGGTGTGGAAGGCCAGCTGGAGCCAGATGCTCTTGAAACCGTTAAGGGCTTCGAGGCCGTGACCAGCTGTGGCGAGCACTCAGCGCTAAAACCGTACCGCCAGGCGCTGAGAAAGCGCGATGGTGCGCTGCTGCCACTGATAACCGAGCATAAACTTGATCAGCGGTACGTGATTGAGCGCCACCTGTGTATTGACACAACGGCTGCTGGCGGAAATGCCAGCCTGATCGCTGCGTCAGAGTAA
- a CDS encoding Lrp/AsnC family transcriptional regulator, with translation MIVELDRIDHSIIRELQKNARVTVTELASRVGLSKTPCQVRMRRLEEQGYITGYTALVNHTKLQQSHIAFTEVKLSDTNSHALIAFNEAVIQISAVEQCHMIAGNFDYLLKVRTRNMAEYRQVLGEQISALPHVLQTSTFVVMENVKDVGV, from the coding sequence ATGATCGTGGAACTGGACCGGATTGATCACTCAATCATTCGCGAATTGCAGAAGAACGCTCGAGTCACCGTCACCGAGTTGGCGTCCCGGGTTGGACTGTCCAAGACACCCTGTCAGGTGCGTATGCGGCGGCTCGAAGAACAAGGGTACATAACCGGTTATACAGCGCTGGTTAATCACACCAAATTGCAACAAAGCCACATCGCGTTTACTGAGGTAAAACTGAGCGACACCAACAGCCACGCTCTCATCGCGTTCAACGAGGCTGTCATCCAGATCTCTGCCGTTGAGCAGTGCCACATGATTGCCGGTAACTTTGATTATCTGCTCAAAGTCCGCACCCGCAACATGGCTGAATACCGGCAAGTTCTCGGTGAACAAATTTCAGCCTTGCCCCACGTTTTACAAACCAGCACCTTTGTGGTGATGGAGAACGTCAAAGACGTAGGGGTCTGA